The Bradysia coprophila strain Holo2 unplaced genomic scaffold, BU_Bcop_v1 contig_151, whole genome shotgun sequence genome contains a region encoding:
- the LOC119074709 gene encoding uncharacterized protein LOC119074709: protein MGYEIDRSLWWNRPIWDLTNSTESRIRAAIARDSAYPGNRSVSVTHRSDGCDYYYNRAENAGPLRNETVTEEHWRVTDDSKVPYWLRNKLSDSYWWSLRTPSLVRAQQLAIKPW, encoded by the exons atggGTTACGAAATCGATCGATCACTTTGGTGGAACCGACCAATATGGGACTTGACAAACAGCACCGAAAGTCGAATTCGTGCTGCTATAGCTCGTGATAGTGCTTATCCTGGCAATCGATCAGTTTCAGTGACTCATCGATCTGATGGG TGCGACTACTACTACAATCGAGCTGAAAATGCTGGTCCACTCCGAAACGAGACCGTCACGGAAGAACATTGGCGCGTTACAGACGATTCAAAAGTTCCGTACTGGCTACGCAACAAACTCTCTGATAGCTACTGGTGGTCTTTACGAACCCCGTCACTCGTTCGg gCTCAACAACTTGCTATCAAACCATGGTGA